Proteins from a genomic interval of Nocardia sp. BMG51109:
- a CDS encoding NUDIX hydrolase, protein MTTGPSDARDQAGPVVPGSHDFETVSSETVYSGAILALRLDQVAMPGGRVVEREVIEHHGAVAVAALDDDGDLVLINQYRHPIGRRLLELPAGLLDEPGEDPLAAARRELAEETGLAARDWSVLVDVALSPGFTDESLRIYLAAGLSETDRPEPEFEEADLEIVRMPLDEAVRAALSGEIVNATAVAGVLALSAARGRGIAPRPADSPWPGMPTAFLERKAGGAD, encoded by the coding sequence GTGACGACCGGGCCGAGTGACGCGCGTGACCAGGCGGGGCCCGTCGTTCCCGGCAGTCACGACTTCGAGACGGTGTCCAGCGAGACCGTCTATTCGGGCGCGATCCTGGCGCTGCGGCTGGATCAGGTCGCGATGCCGGGCGGCCGGGTCGTGGAGCGCGAGGTGATCGAGCACCACGGCGCGGTCGCGGTCGCCGCGCTGGACGACGACGGCGATCTCGTGCTGATCAACCAGTACCGGCATCCGATCGGCCGCCGGCTGCTGGAGTTGCCCGCCGGCCTGCTCGACGAGCCCGGGGAGGATCCGCTGGCGGCGGCCCGGCGCGAACTGGCCGAGGAGACCGGCCTGGCGGCCCGGGACTGGTCGGTGCTGGTGGATGTCGCGTTGTCGCCCGGCTTCACCGACGAGTCGCTGCGCATCTATCTGGCCGCCGGGCTGTCCGAAACCGATCGCCCCGAACCGGAATTCGAGGAGGCCGACCTCGAGATCGTGCGCATGCCGCTGGACGAGGCGGTGCGCGCGGCGCTGTCGGGCGAGATCGTGAACGCGACGGCGGTGGCGGGTGTGCTGGCGCTGTCGGCCGCGCGCGGCCGGGGGATCGCGCCGCGCCCGGCGGATTCCCCGTGGCCCGGCATGCCGACGGCGTTTCTCGAGCGCAAGGCGGGCGGGGCGGACTGA
- a CDS encoding CTP synthase — protein sequence MGQSRIPALSPPQTTTKFIFVSGGVASSLGKGLTASSLGQLLTARGLRVTMQKLDPYLNVDPGTMNPFQHGEVFVTEDGAETDLDVGHYERFLDRNLSRDANVTTGQVYSSVIAKERRGEYLGDTVQVIPHITDEIKFRILATAGPDLYGQVPDIVITEIGGTVGDIESQPFLEAARQIRHEVGRENVFFLHVTLVPYLAPSGELKTKPTQHSVAALRNIGIQPDALILRCDREVPQPLKNKIALMCDVDVDACISTPDAPSIYDIPRVLHREGLDAYVVRKLGLPFRDVDWTVWGDLLDRVHNPREQVTVALVGKYVDLPDAYLSVTEALRAGGFAAKAKVNLRWVQSDECETPAGAQHHLHDADAVLIPGGFGIRGIEGKIGAVHYARTRGIPLLGLCLGLHCMVIEAARSIGLDDANSAEFEPDTKHPVISTMADQELAVAGEADLGGTMRLGAYPAVLQQDSVVAQAYGATEVSERHRHRFEVNNAYRDKIAQSGLRFSGTSPDGHLVEFIELPADRHPYFVGTQAHPELKSRPTRPHPLFAGLVNAALKYKAAERLPVDIEGEVTADEGQWVAQ from the coding sequence GTGGGTCAATCACGGATTCCGGCGCTCTCTCCCCCTCAGACGACCACCAAATTCATCTTCGTCAGTGGTGGCGTCGCTTCTTCTCTGGGTAAGGGACTTACCGCCTCCAGCCTCGGCCAGCTGCTCACCGCGCGGGGCCTGCGCGTCACGATGCAGAAGCTCGATCCCTATCTGAACGTCGATCCCGGCACCATGAACCCCTTCCAGCACGGTGAGGTGTTCGTGACCGAGGACGGCGCCGAGACCGACCTCGACGTCGGTCACTACGAGCGCTTCCTGGACCGGAATCTGTCGCGGGATGCGAATGTCACCACGGGGCAGGTCTATTCGTCGGTGATCGCCAAGGAGCGGCGCGGCGAATACCTCGGCGACACCGTCCAGGTGATTCCGCACATCACCGACGAGATCAAGTTCCGCATCCTGGCGACCGCCGGCCCGGACCTGTACGGCCAGGTGCCGGACATCGTGATCACCGAGATCGGCGGCACGGTGGGCGATATCGAGTCGCAGCCGTTCCTGGAGGCCGCCCGCCAGATCCGGCACGAGGTGGGGCGGGAGAACGTCTTCTTCCTGCACGTCACGTTGGTGCCGTACCTGGCGCCGTCGGGTGAGCTGAAGACCAAGCCGACCCAGCATTCCGTTGCGGCGCTGCGCAATATCGGCATCCAGCCCGACGCGCTGATCCTGCGCTGCGATCGCGAGGTGCCGCAGCCGCTGAAGAACAAGATCGCGCTGATGTGCGACGTCGACGTCGACGCCTGCATATCGACCCCGGACGCGCCGTCGATCTACGACATCCCGCGGGTGCTGCACCGTGAGGGCCTGGACGCGTACGTGGTGCGCAAGCTCGGGCTGCCGTTCCGGGACGTGGACTGGACGGTGTGGGGCGACCTGCTCGATCGGGTGCACAATCCGCGCGAGCAGGTGACCGTCGCACTGGTCGGCAAGTACGTCGATCTGCCGGATGCCTACCTGTCGGTGACCGAGGCGTTGCGCGCGGGCGGATTCGCGGCCAAGGCGAAGGTGAACCTGCGCTGGGTGCAGTCCGACGAATGCGAGACCCCGGCCGGCGCCCAGCATCATCTGCACGACGCGGACGCGGTGCTGATCCCCGGCGGCTTCGGTATCCGCGGCATCGAGGGCAAGATCGGCGCCGTCCACTACGCCCGCACCCGCGGGATCCCGCTGCTCGGGCTGTGCCTGGGGCTGCACTGCATGGTGATCGAGGCGGCCCGCTCGATCGGCCTGGACGACGCGAACTCGGCCGAGTTCGAGCCCGACACCAAGCATCCGGTGATCTCGACGATGGCCGATCAGGAGCTGGCGGTGGCCGGCGAGGCCGATCTGGGCGGCACCATGCGGCTGGGCGCCTATCCGGCCGTGCTGCAGCAGGATTCGGTGGTCGCGCAGGCCTACGGCGCCACCGAGGTGTCCGAGCGGCACCGGCACCGCTTCGAGGTGAACAACGCCTACCGCGACAAGATCGCGCAGAGCGGGCTGCGGTTCAGCGGCACGTCCCCGGACGGCCATCTGGTCGAGTTCATCGAGCTGCCCGCCGATCGGCATCCGTATTTCGTGGGCACCCAGGCGCATCCGGAGCTGAAGAGCCGGCCCACCCGGCCGCATCCGCTGTTCGCCGGGCTGGTCAACGCGGCCCTGAAATACAAGGCGGCCGAACGGCTTCCGGTCGATATCGAGGGCGAGGTCACCGCCGACGAGGGGCAGTGGGTAGCCCAGTGA
- the xerD gene encoding site-specific tyrosine recombinase XerD: MLRRQIEAYLDHLTVERGAARNTSSAYRRDLERYREFLARRGIEELDRVTEGDIGDFVVSLRAGGGDHPPLAASSAARSLVAVRGLHRFAAAEGLTAGDVAHAVKPPTPARRLPKALPYDQISRLLEAAGGAGQADGGPRGLRDRALLELLYSTGARISEVIGLDVDDIDTGERAVVLHGKGGRQRMVPVGRPALAALEAYLVRGRPALSLRGKGIPALFLNARGGRLTRQSAWQVLQDAADRAGIGAAVSPHTLRHSFATHLLDGGADVRVVQELLGHASVTTTQIYTLVTVNTLHEVWATAHPRAR, encoded by the coding sequence GTGTTGCGGCGGCAGATCGAGGCGTATCTCGACCATCTGACGGTCGAGCGGGGCGCGGCGCGCAACACCTCCAGCGCCTACCGGCGCGACCTGGAGCGGTACCGGGAGTTCCTGGCGCGCCGCGGGATCGAGGAACTGGACCGGGTCACCGAGGGCGATATCGGCGATTTCGTGGTGTCGCTGCGCGCCGGGGGCGGCGACCATCCGCCGCTGGCGGCCAGTTCGGCCGCGCGCAGTCTGGTCGCCGTGCGCGGCCTGCATCGGTTCGCCGCCGCCGAGGGCCTCACCGCCGGCGACGTCGCCCATGCGGTGAAACCGCCCACGCCCGCCCGCCGACTGCCGAAAGCGCTTCCCTACGACCAGATCTCCCGGCTGCTCGAGGCGGCGGGCGGTGCCGGGCAGGCCGACGGCGGCCCGCGCGGGCTGCGCGATCGCGCGCTGCTCGAACTGCTGTACTCCACCGGCGCGCGGATCTCCGAGGTGATCGGGCTGGACGTCGACGACATCGACACCGGTGAGCGGGCGGTGGTGCTGCACGGCAAGGGCGGCAGGCAGCGCATGGTGCCGGTCGGCCGCCCGGCGCTGGCGGCGCTGGAGGCGTATCTGGTGCGCGGCCGCCCCGCACTGTCGTTGCGCGGCAAGGGGATCCCGGCGCTGTTCCTGAACGCCCGGGGCGGGCGCCTGACCCGGCAGAGCGCCTGGCAGGTGCTGCAGGACGCCGCCGACCGCGCGGGCATCGGCGCGGCCGTCTCGCCGCATACGCTGCGCCATTCGTTCGCGACCCATCTGCTGGACGGCGGGGCCGACGTCCGGGTGGTGCAGGAACTGCTGGGGCACGCGTCGGTCACGACGACCCAGATCTACACGCTGGTCACGGTGAACACCCTGCACGAGGTCTGGGCGACGGCACATCCGCGGGCGCGGTAG
- a CDS encoding copper transporter, whose amino-acid sequence MISLRQHAISIAAIFLALAIGLVLGGQALGGNPLRADHAGDALTSENGRLTDQLNAADAFIARSSGRLLGGTLADRSVLVFTTPDADNADVEAVTESLTTAGAAVTGKVALTEAFVDSGQGDRLRTAVTNMIPAGGRLRTGAVDQGSLAGDLLGLALLTDPGTGQPRATDQERGLILDTLRGGAFLNTDGVRPAQLAVVVTGDGARAGENNQGSIIGRFAGGLKARSPAVVLAGRSGAAEGAGPIAVVRGDSQLSSEVTTVDNSDHEIGRVTTALGLVEQLNGVTGRYGTGAKANSLTVVAMPR is encoded by the coding sequence GTGATTTCGTTACGCCAGCACGCCATATCGATCGCGGCGATCTTTCTGGCGCTCGCGATCGGGCTGGTGCTGGGCGGGCAGGCGCTCGGCGGGAACCCGTTGCGGGCCGATCACGCCGGCGACGCGCTGACATCGGAGAACGGCAGGCTGACCGATCAGCTGAACGCCGCGGACGCGTTCATCGCACGCTCGTCGGGGCGGTTGCTGGGCGGGACGCTCGCCGATCGTTCCGTGCTGGTCTTCACCACTCCGGATGCCGACAATGCCGACGTCGAGGCCGTCACCGAGTCGCTGACCACCGCCGGGGCGGCGGTGACCGGGAAGGTCGCGCTGACGGAGGCCTTCGTGGATTCCGGGCAGGGCGATCGGTTGCGCACGGCCGTGACGAATATGATCCCGGCCGGTGGCCGGCTCCGCACCGGTGCCGTCGATCAGGGCAGCCTGGCCGGTGATCTGCTGGGCCTGGCGTTGCTGACCGATCCGGGTACGGGACAGCCGCGGGCGACGGATCAGGAGCGTGGGCTGATCCTGGACACGTTGCGCGGCGGCGCCTTCCTGAACACCGACGGCGTGCGGCCGGCGCAGCTGGCGGTCGTGGTGACCGGGGACGGCGCGCGGGCCGGGGAGAACAATCAGGGCTCGATCATCGGCCGCTTCGCCGGGGGGTTGAAGGCGCGCAGCCCCGCGGTCGTCCTCGCCGGACGCTCGGGAGCCGCCGAGGGGGCGGGGCCGATCGCGGTGGTGCGCGGCGATTCCCAGCTCAGCTCCGAGGTGACCACCGTCGACAATTCGGATCATGAGATCGGCCGCGTCACAACGGCTCTCGGGCTCGTCGAACAGCTCAACGGCGTCACCGGGCGGTACGGCACGGGCGCCAAGGCGAATTCGCTCACCGTCGTCGCCATGCCTCGCTAG
- a CDS encoding CatB-related O-acetyltransferase, whose amino-acid sequence MPVPADPTVLHPMPDQPRVVLLKPLITSALIEVGEFTYYDDPDDPTAFETRNVLYHYGPERLVIGRFCALGEGVRFIMNGANHRMDGPSTFPFPIMGGSWAEHFDLIAGLPGRGDTVLGHDVWLGYRTMVMPGVRIGHGAIVASGSVVVDDVPDYAIAGGNPARVIRHRYDPADIDRLLALAWWDWPLERITAHLRTIMSGTVDDLAAVAATG is encoded by the coding sequence ATGCCCGTGCCGGCCGATCCGACCGTGCTGCATCCGATGCCGGACCAGCCGCGGGTGGTGCTGCTGAAGCCGCTGATCACCTCCGCGCTGATCGAGGTGGGAGAGTTCACGTACTACGACGACCCGGACGATCCCACCGCGTTCGAGACCCGCAACGTGCTGTATCACTACGGTCCGGAGCGGCTGGTGATCGGCAGGTTCTGCGCATTGGGCGAGGGTGTGCGGTTCATCATGAACGGCGCCAACCACCGCATGGACGGGCCGTCGACGTTCCCGTTCCCGATCATGGGCGGCTCCTGGGCCGAACACTTCGACCTGATCGCCGGTCTGCCGGGCCGCGGCGACACGGTGCTGGGCCACGATGTGTGGCTGGGTTACCGGACGATGGTGATGCCGGGCGTGCGCATCGGGCACGGCGCGATCGTCGCGTCCGGTTCGGTCGTCGTCGACGACGTACCCGACTACGCGATCGCGGGCGGCAATCCGGCGCGGGTCATCCGGCACCGCTACGACCCCGCGGATATCGACCGGCTGCTCGCCCTCGCGTGGTGGGACTGGCCACTCGAGCGCATCACGGCACACCTCCGGACGATCATGTCGGGAACGGTCGATGACCTCGCCGCGGTGGCCGCGACCGGGTAA